One window of Lytechinus variegatus isolate NC3 chromosome 2, Lvar_3.0, whole genome shotgun sequence genomic DNA carries:
- the LOC121406952 gene encoding uncharacterized protein LOC121406952, which yields MAGATRKKGQNFSPQELHVLVNEVECNKDALLTCFKDACSALAKKTNWADIAEKLNIGGGAGRNGEETRKKWSKYQSEVKAKAAAERRCANERGGGPPLDPKYKVTDEDSRVLTFIGSTTVHGVEGGLDTLDDAPPSNQPALNAVSTSTAASRPSSSSTTAFSSPPTPPPPCLAPGDSSGISERIVRHMYFSTGIGIYKGWRKKKGKRFIEEQRLEEAKEKLQLKKKQFPQNS from the exons ATGGCGGGagcaacaagaaaaaaagggcaGAATTTTAGCCCGCAAGAGCTCCATGTTCTAGTAAACGAGGTAGAATGCAACAAAGACGCGTTACTCACATGCTTCAAAGATGCATGTTCTGCATTGGCCAAAAAAACAAATTGGGCCGACATTGCTGAAAAACTAAATATCGGCGGCGGCGCAGGCAGGAATGGGGAGGAGACCAggaaaaaatggtcaaaatacCAATCCGAAGTAAAGGCAAAAGCTGCTGCAGAAAGGAGATGTGCGAATGAAAGAGGTGGTGGTCCGCCACTAGACCCGAAATACAAG GTAACTGATGAGGATTCACGAGTGCTGACTTTTATTGGGTCAACAACTGTACATGGAGTAGAGGGGGGCCTTGATACACTCGACGATGCACCTCCTTCCAACCAGCCAGCGCTTAATGCTGTGTCGACATCAACAGCCGCTAGCAGGCCTTCCTCGTCGTCAACCACCGCATTCTCATCTCCCCCAACGCCACCTCCACCCTGTCTTGCCCCCGGCGACAGCAGCGGGATCTCGGAACGAATCGTCCGCCACATGTACTTCTCAACCGGCATCGGCATCTA CAAAGGCTGGcggaagaaaaagggaaaacgaTTCATAGAGGAGCAGCGATTGGAAGAAGCAAAAGAAAAGCTTCAACTCAAGAAGAAACAATTTCCTCAAAATTCCTAA